The genomic interval CTGTGCTCCCGACCATCGGCCTCGTCGGCCTCGGCATCGATTACGGCATGGCGATCAGCAGCAAGACGCGGCTCGACAATGCAGCGGACGCCGCCGCGCTCGCGGGCGTCGTGACGGCCAAGGAGTTCATCGCCGCCAACGCGCAGCAGAGCGACGTGACGGCGTCCGGCATCAAGGCCGGCGAGTACCAGGCCCTTAAGGCCTTCAACGCCAATGCCAGCAAGGTCCCGTTCGCAACGGTCTCTCTTTCTCAACTTGAGATCGCAAGAAGCGGACAAACCCTCGATGCGACGGTCAGCTATACGGCCACTGTTCAGAGCACGTTCGGCAGAATCTTCGGGCTTTCGGCGACGACCCTGACCAACCGTGTCAACGCATCGGTCGACCTCGCAAGCTACCTCGATTTCTACCTGATGGTGGACGTATCGGGCTCAATGGGTCTGCCGACGAAAGATTCCGACGCTGAAGCACTCGCCATGCAAAGCAAGGAGAAGCAGGGAAACTGCCAATTCGCGTGCCACTTCCCAGATAGTGTCGGCTGGACCAAGGCGGCGGGAAAAATCCAGTTGCGGTCCGACGCGGTGAACAACGCGGTCTGCGAACTTCTTAAACGGGCCTCGAAGCCGGTCGTGCCGAACCAGTATCGAATCGGCATCTATCCGTTCATCAATCAATTGGCGACACTCGCACCCCTCGCCGATACGACCACCTCGCTTGCCGCGCTGAGAACGGCGGCCGAGTGCGACAAGATTTGGCCGCTCGCTTTCACCAATCTGCTCGATACGGGCAGCACGCAACTTTTCACGAACAACGATCCGAAAACCGGCACCGGCAGCGGTGGAACTCATTTTGAGGCGGCCCTGCCGAAGATGAAGTCGACCATCAAGCCCTACGGCAACGGTTCCGCCTCAACGAACTCGAGGCCGTTCGTGTTTCTGATCACCGACGGCATGCAGAACAGCCAGTCGTACTCGGCGTGGAAGGATACGAAGACATTTTCTGGAAATCCCTCGAAGTTTGCAGGCTATCCCAATGCCGACTGGAACGGCTCGCAACCCGCTCAGATCGATCCGTCGAAATGCACGGAACTCAAAAATGCGGGCGCGACCATTTCGGTTCTATACATACCCTACAACATTGTAAAAAATTACAACAATGACAGCTACATCGTTTGGGAGAATGGCCGCGTCAATCAATTCAGCCCGACACTCGCAGATCCTCTTCGGAATTGTGCATCGCCGGGATTTTTCTATAAAGCCAACACGCAGGCCGACATCACCGCTTCACTCGGCGCAATGTTCAATCAAGCGCTGAGAGTTGCTCGCATCACTCAATAGAATACCCTCGCTCTGAACCGAGTGATGGTTCGGCACGAGGCAGAATAGTAGAATGAGCGCTTGGAGCCGCTCCCCGTTGCAGCGTCATGGGGAGCGGCTCCGGCGTATTCAGGTCCGAGCATGGTTGCGCACGATCGCCTCCGGCAGGAAGCCTCCGCTTCGGATCGCTGCGGATGTTCGCAAGGTTGACCTGCGCCGGCTTGATCGCGGTGCCGCGGCGCGGCAGAGCGGGGCAAGCCACACCGCCCGTCTCTTCCGCCGGCTCGCCTGCCGGAAGAGCCGCTCCCTCACGCGATCGATCGGCCGGGATGCCCGAGACCTACGCCCCCTCCGACCATGCCCGCGCCGGCGCGGTCTCGCCCGGCCCGGTCCGCGAGCGCTACGACGCCCTCGTGGGCTCGGGCGCGATCGAGCGCGACCCATCGCAGATCCGCCTCGTCCAGGCCCTCGACCGGCTGGTGCAGAACTTGGAGCGCCGCCGCCGGGCGAAGAAGGGCAGCGCGCTGGGCTGGCTGTTCGGCCGCAAGGACGACGATGTCGGGCCGCCCAAGGGGCTCTACATCTGGGGCTCGGTCGGCCGCGGCAAGACCATGCTGATGGACCTCTTCCACGAGGCCGCGCCGGGCCCGAAGCGTCGGGTCCACTTCCACGGCTTCCTCGCCGACGCGCACGAGCGCATCCACGCCCACCGTCAGGCCTTGAAACGGGGTGAGGTGAAGGGCGACGACCCGATCCCACCGGTGGCCGAGGCGCTGGCAGCGGAAGCGACGCTGCTCTGCTTCGACGAGTTCACGGTCACCGACATCGCCGACGCGATGATCCTGGGGCGCCTGTTCGGCGCCCTGTTCAAGCGCGGCGTGACGGTGGTGGCGACCTCGAACGTCGAGCCCGACCGGCTCTATGAGAGTGGCCTCAACCGCGCGCTGTTCCTGCCCTTCGTGGCAGAGCTTCAGGAGCGGGTCGAGGTACTGCGCCTCGATTCCCGCACCGATTTCCGCCTGGAGAAGCTCGGCGGAAGCTCGGTCTATCATGTGCCGGCCGACGCGGCGGCCGAGGTCGCGCTCGACGCCGCCTTCAAGGCGCTCTCGGGGCGCGCGAAGGGCCAGCCGAGTACGGTGAAGGTGAAGGGCCGCGCGGTTCCGGTGCCGGAAGAAGCCGGCGGCGTCGCCCGCTTCAGCTTCGACGATCTGTGCCGCAAGCCGCTCGGCGCCTCCGATTACATGGCGCTCGCCGACCACTTCCACACCCTGATCGTCTCCGGCATTCCGGTGATGGGCGAGGCGGAGCGCAACGAGGCCAAGCGCTTCATCACCCTCATCGACACCCTCTACGACGCGCATGTGAAGCTCGTCGCTTCGGCCGAGGCCGAACCGACCGGACTCTACACCGCGGCGCAGGGCCGCGAGGCCTTCGAGTTCGAGCGTACCGCCTCCCGCCTCATCGAGATGCGCTCGGAGGAATATCTCGGCACGCCGCACGGGCGGGCGCCCTCCGGGTCGAGCGCAGGGCTGGCCGAGACCTAAAGCATCGTCCTGGATAGCCGATCCAGGACGATGCTTGAGGCTCCTGTTTTCGCATCATCTTTTTTTTCGAAAGCCGGCAACCACCTTTCGGGACGATGCTCTAAGCCCCCTCCCCCGCGGCACCGGATTTCGCTCGCGGCAGCGGACGGCTGAGATAGGGCGAGCCGGGCACCAGAAAGCGCCAGGCTGCCTCGACCCCGCGGCTGATGCCGATGCGGGTCGTCGCCGCGACCGGCTGCGGCCGCTGCGGCGCCGCCCAGGCGAAGGGCGCTCGGTCGAGGGGCAGGCCATCATGCGACAGGTCGATGCCGAGCGCCTGGGCGAGCCGGCCCGGCCCGGCGCAGAGGAGGCGCGGCGCGTCGAGCCCGCGGCGGGTGCGCATCGTCTCCAGACCCGTGGTCGGTTCGAGCGCCCGAAGCAGTACGGCGCTGCCGGTCTCGCAGACGAGGTTGAGACACCAGTGCAGGCCGTAGGAGCGGTAGACGTAGGCGCGGCCCGGCGGCCCGAACATGCTGGCATTGCGCCGCGTCGGCCCGGCGAAGCTGTGCGAGGCCGGATCGGTCCGGTCGTAGGCCTCGGTCTCGACGATGAGGCCGCCGACGCCGTCCACGCACAGCCCGTGGCCGATCAGTTCGGCGGCGACGGTCGCGGCGGGGCGGTCGAAGAAGGCGAGAGCATCGTCCTGGATACCCGATCCAGGGCGCCGCTCTCGTCTTTTGTTTTGCATCGTCTTTCTCCGAAAGCCGGCGTCCACCTTTCGGGACGATGCCCCAGGTTCATTGCGCCCGCCTCCGCCCGATCAGGACGCCTTCTGCAACTCGGCCCGAACACGGGCGACGCCCGGCGGCTTGAGTTCGAGCGCCAGCCGCACCGCGTCCTCGAGATAGGCTTGAGGGGTGATCCCGGCACGACCGGCCGCCCGCGACAGAGCGTTGGCCAGATCCGCGCTCAGCGCCACCTGCACCGTCTTGGGTTGCACAGGCGGCGCCGGCGCCAGGGCTGGGGCGGGATCGGCCGGCGCAGGCATCGCTTCACCCGACGTCTTGCCGCTCAGGGCCTCGCGCCGGCCAAGGGTCGCGAGACGGTCGGCGCGCTCGTTGCCGGCCTCGCCGGCATGGCCGCGCACCCAGGTCCAGCGCACGTCGCGGGCCGCGGCCAGCGTGTCGAGGCGCTGCATCAGGTCGATGTTCTTCACCGGCCCCGTGGCGGTGCGCCAGCCCCGCGCCTTCCAGCCGCGCATCCACTCGGTGACGGATTTGACCACGTACTGGCTGTCGCAGCGCATCTCGATCGCGGCGCCCTCGGGAAAATGCTCCAGGGCGCGGATCGCGGCGGTCAACTCCATGCGGTTGTTGGTGGTGGCGCGCTCGCCGCCGTACAGCTCGATCGTCCCGGAGGGGTCCTGGATCACCGCCGCCCACCCGCCGGGGCCGGGATTGGGGTCGCAGCCGCCATCCGCATAGACGATGGTTCGCATCGGTCCCATTCGCTTTCAGCCCTGTGTCTGCCGTTTCCGGACCGGGGCTAATACACCGAGGCTAAAATTTGGCCACGACCGGCGCGGCCAAAACCGCCTGTACCGGCGGCTCGACGAGGCCGCAGCGGGCGGCAGCGTCCGGCGGCAGAAGCGGGTCGAGGAGCCCGCGCCGCTCTTCGAGGAAGGCGAGCGCCTGCTCGGCCGACGCCGCCTCGCGGCCGGGCATCTCGATCAGAAAATGCTCGAGCGCGTAGCGATAGCGGGCGATGCGCAGGGATGTTTCCAGGCGCACCCACGCCACGAGACAGCGGTTCTCGGCGACGCGCATCGCGGCCTGCCGCACGTCCCGATCGTCGAGGCTCTTCGAGAACGGCAGGGCGCGCAGGCGTACCCCGTCCGCGTCGAAGACGCGTCCGGCGACGGCCACGAAGATCGGGATCAGGCGACCGTCGGCCAACGCGTCGTCCGACAACCTGCGGTAGCGGGAATAGGGGGAGCGAAACGACTCGAAGATCAAATCGTTGTGATAGGCGGGAATATCGTCGCGCCGCCAACGCGGCGGCAGCACGCGGGCTCGGGTCAGGTTGGCGAGCGCGTCGAGGAAGGCGGCGTGGCCGTCGGCGGGCATCAAGAACCGCCAGGCCCGATCACGCAGGATCGTCTCGTCGTCGGTGAGCGGAAAGGCCGAAGCCGGCGCGCCGCGTTCGTAGGCGGCCACCGTCCCCGTGGTCTCGATCAGGCTGTTCCAGGCGCTCGACGCCGGACGGCCGAAGTCACCCTCCTGCGCACAGGCGCCCGGCAACAGGGCCAGAAGCAGGCCGGCGGATCGAAAGCCGGGGCGCGTCACGAGCGGCGGCGGCGCGGAACCGGCAGAGCCTCCGCCTCCGGCATCCTCTCGTAGCGCACGCCCATGAACAGCAGGATCTGACCGCGCGGCGCATCGTCCGCCTCGCGGCGGAAGCGGCGGGTCGTCGCGGGGGCGAAGGGTACGACGGAGCCGGTCGCGCCGCTCTCCCGGTGGCCCGGCTTCGCCGCGGGAGCGGAAGGGGACGCTAAAGAAGGTGTCTTGGAGGGGGCGATCGTTGAGGGCGTCATGGGCCTGTCCCGTCGATGTGTGTGGCGGCCGGCTCCCGCCCTGCGGCCACCCGGAGCGGGCTGGCAGCATCGGGCGGGCGCTCGTCGTGAGCGGGACGGGCCCGCCCCGGCCGGGCGATCTCAGGCCAAGCTCAGCACGACGTGGTTAACGGAGTGTTTCAACGCACGTCGCATTCCGCGTCCATCCGCGGCGAAGCGCGGCCTCGGCGCGACCTGTTTCGCGGACGGCACGGTCCTTGCGAGAATGCCATTGCCCATGGCGGGCGTTTCCTCCCTTGACTTCGGCCCCGCGCGATCGCGCTGCGGGGCCGTTTCTTTGTCGGGCGGTTTTTCTCGGTGATGCCGCAGACCCGGGCGGGCGTGACAGGGCCGGCGCAACGGCTGCGTGCTGCGCTTGCTAACGAGGGGGGATGCCCGATATGCGGAGCCAACCCAACTTTGATCGAGCGAAGGACAAGGCAGGATGCGTCCGGACTTCACACGATTCGGCAGCCCGGCGCGCGGCGTGTCCGCGGCCCTGAGACTAGCGCCTCTCGCTCTGCTGGCTCTGGTGGCGGCAAGCCCGGCCCAGGCCCAGCGGGAGGACCAGGGGCTGCAACTCGGCTGCGCCAACGACTACTTCCGGCTTTGTGCCGGCGTCGATCCGAACAGCCAGGATGCCGACGCCTGCATGACCCGCAACCGCTCGCGCCTCTCACCCGAGTGCAAGTCCGCCATCAGCGACTACGACCGGCGCAGCGGGGGCGCCTCGCAATCCCGCGGCCAGCGCTAGGGCATCGTCCTGGATACAAGATCCAGAACGATGCCCTAGCCTCTTGTTCTTGCGTCATCTTTTTCCGACGGCCGGCAACCGTCTTTCGGAACGATGCTCTCGAGCGCATTTCGACGACGTGGCCACCGGTTCGTCGAAAGAATGCGTCTCGTGACACCGACCTGGAGACGCCGGCCCGATGCAATGAGGTCGGATACGGCTCTAAGGGGGCCTCCCGGAGTGCCTCGCAAGATGCCCGGGCGCTGAGCATCGCCCCTCCGGCTGCGGCGCTGCACCGGGCATGATGTGAGAGGCACTCGGGTTCCGGTCCCCTCGGAGGATCGTCGATCGGAACGGAGCGGGCTCGCCAGGAGCCCGCTGTTTCGCCCGCTGTTTGGGCGGAACGCACAGCAATTCGGGGACGAGCATGGCGTTGACCGTCGCGGTCCAGATGGATCCGATCCAGTCGATCCGCATCGCGGGCGACACCACCTTCGGCCTGATGCTGGAGGCGCAGGCGCGGGGTCACAGCCTCTATACCTACACGCCGGACCGGCTCTCGATGCAGGGCCGGCTGGTCACGGCCTACGCTCAGCCCGTGACGGTGCGGGATGTCGAGGGTGCGCACGTGACCCTCGGGGCGCCGGAGCGCATCGATCTCGCCGAAGTCGACGTGGTGCTGATGCGCCAGGATCCGCCCTTCGACATGGCCTACGTCACGGCCACCCACATGCTGGAGAAGGTCGCCGGGCGCACCCTGGTGGTCAACGATCCGGCCGAGGTCCGGAACGCGCCGGAGAAGCTGTTCGTCCTCGACTTCCCCGAATTGATGCCGCCGACCCTGATCTCCCGCGACCGCGCCGAGATCGAGGCGTTCCGAAAGGAGCACGGCACGGTCGCGATGAAGCCCCTGCACGGGCATGGCGGCGCGGCGGTGTTCCGGGTCACGGAGGAGGATCCGAACTTCGGCTCGATGTTCGACCTGTTCTCCGCCACCTTCCGCGAGCAGTGGGTGGTGCAGCGCTTCCTGGAAAAGATCACCGAGGGCGACAAGCGCATCATCCTCGTGGACGGCGAGCCGATGGGCGCGATCAACCGCGTGCCGGCCAAGGGCGATATCCGCTCCAACATGGTCCGCGGCGGCGCCGCCGGCGCCTCCGATCTGACCGAGCGTGAGCGCGAGATCTGCGCCACCATCGGGCCGGAGTTGAGACGCCGCGGCCTGATCCTCGTCGGCATCGACGTGATCGACGGACATCTCACCGAGATCAACGTCACCTCCCCCACCGGCATCCGCACCATCAAGCGGCTCGGCGGGCCCGATCTCGCGGTGTCGGTCTGGGACGCGATCGAGGTGCGGCTCGCCGCCCGCCGCAGCCTCGGCGCCTGACCGCCGCCCGAGACGGGGGCGTCTCGGATAATCAGCCCATCCCCGCCTCGATCAGCCCCTATCGAAAGACCGGCAGCCCGACCCCGATCAGGGCGAGGCCGAGGACCAGCAGGAGGCCGGACAGGGTTTCGGCCAGCGCTGCGCGCGCGCCGAAGCGGTGTGCCTGAGCCGCCAGCCCGACACCCGCGACAAGACAGGCGGTGCTCGCGACCATCAGCACGGGCGATCCAGCGGGCGGACGACATCCCGGCCCGCGAGACAGGCGCTGCGTGAGCCCATCCCGAGGGCATGGCCGGGAATACGGGAAGACGTCGCTGGGGGCTGCCCAGGCGGCCGTGCAGTCGGGCATGAGGCTGACAGTTCGAACATCGATCTCGGCATCGGACCTGTTCCCGCCCCTTCCGCGGAAGCGGATGGCAGCGCGAAGACATGAGGGATCGCGGTCACGCCGCGTGGCGCAGGCCATTACGTGTCACGGCGGCAAAAGGTTTGCCCGGCGCGCTTCTGACAGCCGTCCCCGTCATCGCCGCCTCGGGCCCGCGAGCCTTACCGCATGAGCACTTTATTCGCCCAGGGTTTCTGGATGACTCCAAAGGCGATACACAGTTCTTTGCAACATATCGCGGAACATAGCGCGCATTTCAGCACTGGAAACGAATCTCACAAGCCGACCTATCGATAGGCAGCTAACATCAAGATTATATTCGATCGAACGCGCGGCAGGCTGGATAGTGCCATAAAGATTAACTTTGGCAAATCGAAGTTATATTAAATTGGCAATTTCGCATTATAATCTCAATATTAAAGCTTCAGTCAAGTTTATGCAATTTTAAGGTGAGTTCGTTCGAACCTTATCCGTCGGGACGCGCATCAGGCCTCTCCTCGCGGCGTCGCATTGAGCTCGGCCCAATCGAGTTCTTCTTCCAACACGAGATAGGCGTCGTCGCCGATCCGGCCGTTCCGGCGCAGGGTCAGGAGGCGGTCGCGGGCGGCGTGGATCGCGCGGCGGCGGGGCTCGTCGGTCGGCAGCCCTTCCGGGGCGAGGCCGTCCTCATGCGCCTCGGCCTGGGCCAGCGCGGCATGGAACTCTCGACGCAGGGCATCCGCCGCCTCCGAGCGGTCGTTCTTCAGGGCCTCGACCGCAGCGCCATAGGCCTCGGCCCGCGCCCGGCCGACCTCGCGGCCGACAGGATCGCTATCCTCCAGCCCGAGCCACCCGAGGATCGGGCGCAGGCTCAAGCCCTGGAGCACCAGCGTACCGATCACCACACAAAAGGCAGTGAGCACGATCAAGTCGCGATAGGGAAACGCGCCGCCCTCGGGCCCGCCCTCGGGCAGGGCCAAAGCCGTGGCGATGGTGACGAGGCCGCGCATCCCCGACCACGAGACGGCAAAGCCGGCGCCGAGGCCGAGATCGCGGGCCGGGCCACGATCGTCCGGCTGATCGGAGGCGACGCCGAAGCCGACACGCCGGATGGCGCTCGCCGGCAGCACCCAGGCGATGCGGACGAGGATCACGGTGACGACCACGGCTGCGGCGACGGAGGCGTAGGCGAATTCCTGCTCGGGCGTCATCCGCGCCAGGATCGGCCCGATCTGCTCGCCGATCAGCACGAAGGCGAGGACGTTGAGCACGAAGATCGCCGTTTCCCAGACCGCGTTCGAGATCACCCGCGGGCGCGGCGAGGTCTGGCCGGGCGCGCGGCGGGCCACGGTGATCGCGAAGCTGACCACGGTGAGTACCCCGGACAGTTCCATCGCCTCGGCAGCGATCCAGAGGCCGAAGGCGGCCGCGAACTGCAACACGATGACGC from Methylobacterium sp. AMS5 carries:
- a CDS encoding pilus assembly protein TadG-related protein, coding for MHRLLTRAGRLKGRASALASNAEGSINVLFALAVLPTIGLVGLGIDYGMAISSKTRLDNAADAAALAGVVTAKEFIAANAQQSDVTASGIKAGEYQALKAFNANASKVPFATVSLSQLEIARSGQTLDATVSYTATVQSTFGRIFGLSATTLTNRVNASVDLASYLDFYLMVDVSGSMGLPTKDSDAEALAMQSKEKQGNCQFACHFPDSVGWTKAAGKIQLRSDAVNNAVCELLKRASKPVVPNQYRIGIYPFINQLATLAPLADTTTSLAALRTAAECDKIWPLAFTNLLDTGSTQLFTNNDPKTGTGSGGTHFEAALPKMKSTIKPYGNGSASTNSRPFVFLITDGMQNSQSYSAWKDTKTFSGNPSKFAGYPNADWNGSQPAQIDPSKCTELKNAGATISVLYIPYNIVKNYNNDSYIVWENGRVNQFSPTLADPLRNCASPGFFYKANTQADITASLGAMFNQALRVARITQ
- a CDS encoding DNA-3-methyladenine glycosylase; its protein translation is MQNKRRERRPGSGIQDDALAFFDRPAATVAAELIGHGLCVDGVGGLIVETEAYDRTDPASHSFAGPTRRNASMFGPPGRAYVYRSYGLHWCLNLVCETGSAVLLRALEPTTGLETMRTRRGLDAPRLLCAGPGRLAQALGIDLSHDGLPLDRAPFAWAAPQRPQPVAATTRIGISRGVEAAWRFLVPGSPYLSRPLPRAKSGAAGEGA
- a CDS encoding Na+/H+ antiporter, which produces MFVFHWIVGVLVGAVLLAALARRLRAPYPAFLALGGVGLAFVPGVPGLTLDPELALALFLAPVLMDAGYSTSLRDLVRNARPIAGLAIGAVAATTAAVAAVALWLVPDMPLAAAIVLGAIVAPPDAVAALSVLNHVSLPHRLATILRGESLLNDAASLLIYRLGVAAAMTGHFAVAEVAPAFLIGVVGSLVAGPLAALVYLRILRRVDEPASVIVLQFAAAFGLWIAAEAMELSGVLTVVSFAITVARRAPGQTSPRPRVISNAVWETAIFVLNVLAFVLIGEQIGPILARMTPEQEFAYASVAAAVVVTVILVRIAWVLPASAIRRVGFGVASDQPDDRGPARDLGLGAGFAVSWSGMRGLVTIATALALPEGGPEGGAFPYRDLIVLTAFCVVIGTLVLQGLSLRPILGWLGLEDSDPVGREVGRARAEAYGAAVEALKNDRSEAADALRREFHAALAQAEAHEDGLAPEGLPTDEPRRRAIHAARDRLLTLRRNGRIGDDAYLVLEEELDWAELNATPRGEA
- the gshB gene encoding glutathione synthase, with the translated sequence MALTVAVQMDPIQSIRIAGDTTFGLMLEAQARGHSLYTYTPDRLSMQGRLVTAYAQPVTVRDVEGAHVTLGAPERIDLAEVDVVLMRQDPPFDMAYVTATHMLEKVAGRTLVVNDPAEVRNAPEKLFVLDFPELMPPTLISRDRAEIEAFRKEHGTVAMKPLHGHGGAAVFRVTEEDPNFGSMFDLFSATFREQWVVQRFLEKITEGDKRIILVDGEPMGAINRVPAKGDIRSNMVRGGAAGASDLTEREREICATIGPELRRRGLILVGIDVIDGHLTEINVTSPTGIRTIKRLGGPDLAVSVWDAIEVRLAARRSLGA
- the rnhA gene encoding ribonuclease HI → MRTIVYADGGCDPNPGPGGWAAVIQDPSGTIELYGGERATTNNRMELTAAIRALEHFPEGAAIEMRCDSQYVVKSVTEWMRGWKARGWRTATGPVKNIDLMQRLDTLAAARDVRWTWVRGHAGEAGNERADRLATLGRREALSGKTSGEAMPAPADPAPALAPAPPVQPKTVQVALSADLANALSRAAGRAGITPQAYLEDAVRLALELKPPGVARVRAELQKAS
- the zapE gene encoding cell division protein ZapE → MPETYAPSDHARAGAVSPGPVRERYDALVGSGAIERDPSQIRLVQALDRLVQNLERRRRAKKGSALGWLFGRKDDDVGPPKGLYIWGSVGRGKTMLMDLFHEAAPGPKRRVHFHGFLADAHERIHAHRQALKRGEVKGDDPIPPVAEALAAEATLLCFDEFTVTDIADAMILGRLFGALFKRGVTVVATSNVEPDRLYESGLNRALFLPFVAELQERVEVLRLDSRTDFRLEKLGGSSVYHVPADAAAEVALDAAFKALSGRAKGQPSTVKVKGRAVPVPEEAGGVARFSFDDLCRKPLGASDYMALADHFHTLIVSGIPVMGEAERNEAKRFITLIDTLYDAHVKLVASAEAEPTGLYTAAQGREAFEFERTASRLIEMRSEEYLGTPHGRAPSGSSAGLAET